A genomic segment from Janibacter sp. DB-40 encodes:
- a CDS encoding class I SAM-dependent methyltransferase: MCGSVVLGEAFRGGCVLDRCTRCGHLARDLRRCPADHRDLAYGGEPTLDRIRLDLTHRELVRDGLPARVLEIGYGSGALLRRFLDDGAEVSGVDPDQLLVDVDPVVRARGDLRVGGIEDASALPGEQDLVYGVHVLEHVENPHRALAVSHDLLRAGGRVSFLTPAGDSTALDRYGAAWWMLEDPTHVRFFTADSLARAAEAAGFVDIEVRRLLLDSLSVDAASVARALRPRPRPHGVLGSRAVVAAAVASLPLVLAQRLVRPRTRPTLQLLARRPGW; encoded by the coding sequence ATGTGCGGCTCTGTCGTCCTCGGCGAGGCCTTCAGGGGTGGGTGCGTCCTCGACCGGTGCACCCGGTGCGGCCACCTCGCGCGCGATCTCCGGCGCTGTCCGGCCGACCACCGTGACCTCGCCTACGGGGGCGAGCCCACCCTCGACCGGATCCGTCTGGACCTGACCCACCGGGAGCTGGTGCGTGACGGCCTTCCCGCCCGTGTCCTCGAGATCGGGTACGGGTCGGGCGCCCTCCTGCGCCGCTTCCTCGACGACGGCGCCGAGGTCTCCGGCGTCGACCCGGACCAGCTGCTCGTCGACGTGGACCCGGTGGTGCGGGCCCGTGGCGACCTGCGCGTGGGCGGGATCGAGGACGCGTCGGCGCTGCCGGGCGAGCAGGACCTCGTCTACGGTGTCCACGTGCTCGAGCACGTGGAAAACCCCCACCGGGCCCTCGCGGTCTCCCACGACCTGCTGCGTGCGGGCGGGCGGGTGAGCTTCCTCACCCCAGCCGGTGACAGCACGGCCCTCGATCGCTACGGGGCGGCCTGGTGGATGCTCGAGGACCCGACGCACGTGCGGTTCTTCACGGCCGACTCGCTGGCGCGGGCGGCCGAGGCCGCGGGCTTCGTCGACATCGAGGTCCGTCGCCTCCTGCTCGACAGCCTCAGCGTCGACGCCGCGAGCGTGGCCCGGGCTCTGCGACCGCGCCCGCGACCCCATGGCGTGCTCGGCTCGAGGGCCGTGGTGGCCGCCGCGGTCGCGAGCCTGCCCCTCGTCCTCGCCCAGCGCCTCGTGCGGCCACGGACGCGGCCCACGCTGCAGCTGCTCGCCCGTCGGCCAGGGTGGTGA